One segment of Leeia aquatica DNA contains the following:
- the fliJ gene encoding flagellar export protein FliJ encodes MAEFPFLRLLELAREQREEAARGLQASQARVQAAEQQLAMLQQYRQDYQQRLGGQQQQGMAVTQWRDYLLFLGKLDTAIAQQQQECERCEQLRDAAREQWLEREQKVQAFEALQQRHDQTELRKEARREQKQTDEFASRKGSVSRH; translated from the coding sequence ATGGCGGAATTTCCTTTTCTGCGTTTGCTGGAGCTGGCACGAGAGCAGCGTGAGGAGGCTGCTCGCGGTTTGCAGGCCTCCCAGGCACGTGTGCAGGCGGCTGAGCAGCAGTTGGCCATGTTGCAGCAGTATCGGCAGGACTATCAGCAGCGGTTGGGCGGGCAGCAGCAGCAGGGCATGGCCGTCACGCAGTGGCGTGATTACCTGCTGTTTCTGGGCAAGCTGGATACCGCGATTGCCCAGCAGCAGCAGGAATGCGAGCGCTGTGAGCAGTTGCGGGATGCGGCGCGGGAGCAATGGCTTGAGCGTGAGCAGAAGGTTCAGGCTTTTGAGGCACTGCAGCAGCGTCATGACCAGACCGAACTGCGTAAAGAGGCGCGGCGCGAACAAAAGCAGACGGATGAATTCGCCAGCCGCAAGGGGAGTGTGTCGCGGCATTGA
- the aroC gene encoding chorismate synthase, translated as MSGNTFGHLFCVTSFGESHGPGIGCIVDGCPPGLALTEADIQAELDRRKPGTSRHVTQRKEPDTVEILSGVFEGRTTGTPIALLIRNQDQRSQDYSKIANTFRPGHADYSWWHKYGVRDYRGGGRSSARETAVRVAAGAIARKWLTERFGIRIRGYMSQLGTVSIPFESWDEVANNPFFAPNASVVPQLEAYMDEIRAARDSIGARIEVVAEQVPVGWGEPVYDRLDADIAHAMMGINAVKGVEIGAGFASVAQRGSEHCDELTPQGFASNHAGGVLGGVSTGQDIRVSIAIKPTSSIPQERRSIDLHGQAVMMQTTGRHDPCVGIRATPIAEAMLALVLMDHALRHRAQNADVSVPTPRIPGRIG; from the coding sequence ATGTCGGGTAATACGTTTGGCCATCTGTTCTGTGTCACCTCATTTGGCGAAAGCCACGGTCCCGGTATTGGCTGCATTGTGGACGGCTGCCCGCCCGGACTGGCGCTGACCGAAGCGGATATCCAGGCCGAGCTGGACCGTCGCAAGCCGGGCACCTCCCGCCATGTGACTCAGCGCAAGGAGCCGGATACGGTGGAGATTCTCTCCGGCGTGTTCGAGGGGCGTACCACCGGTACGCCGATTGCGCTGCTGATTCGGAACCAGGATCAGCGCAGTCAGGATTACAGCAAGATCGCCAACACCTTCCGGCCCGGCCATGCGGATTACAGCTGGTGGCACAAGTATGGGGTGCGGGATTACCGGGGTGGTGGCCGCTCCAGCGCACGCGAAACGGCAGTGCGTGTGGCGGCTGGGGCAATTGCCCGCAAGTGGCTGACAGAGCGCTTTGGTATCCGCATCCGCGGTTATATGAGTCAGCTCGGCACGGTGAGCATTCCTTTTGAGTCTTGGGACGAAGTGGCCAACAACCCCTTCTTTGCCCCCAATGCCAGTGTGGTGCCGCAGCTGGAAGCCTATATGGACGAAATTCGTGCCGCCCGCGATTCCATCGGTGCGCGCATCGAAGTAGTGGCCGAGCAGGTGCCGGTGGGCTGGGGCGAGCCGGTGTATGACCGGCTGGATGCCGATATTGCTCACGCCATGATGGGCATCAACGCGGTGAAGGGCGTCGAGATCGGTGCGGGCTTTGCCTCGGTGGCACAGCGTGGCTCCGAACACTGCGACGAGTTGACGCCGCAAGGTTTCGCCAGCAACCACGCTGGCGGTGTGCTGGGTGGGGTTTCCACCGGGCAGGATATCCGGGTCAGCATCGCCATCAAGCCTACTTCCAGCATCCCGCAGGAGCGCCGGTCGATTGACCTGCACGGTCAGGCCGTCATGATGCAGACCACCGGACGGCATGATCCCTGCGTAGGCATCCGTGCCACGCCGATTGCTGAAGCCATGCTGGCACTGGTGCTGATGGACCATGCCTTGCGCCACCGCGCGCAGAATGCGGACGTATCGGTGCCCACCCCGCGCATTCCGGGGCGCATCGGCTAA
- a CDS encoding flagellar hook-length control protein FliK → MIVVTATQSPASTPSAAPDAAPAEQGGDFLAMLQNHLPTAVPQLSADSKPLPEKDEQAEGTLPLEQLLQQWGLALAQPVMPGNATVKQAPRATAEEGAGGKAGKLDGLSANLAADPAKTASLAAEEGVSPLEGGKKRKGGEFAEVMDSLRQPAEKPELPHKAVSTPAVSQPQNPEPARPATLHIPVPVGDERWREALSQRAVFMASQNMQSAELQLNPPHLGPLEVRLTIQNQEATLNFVSPHAAVREAIQSASPRLIEMFAGSGLSLGNVNVGADSQQQAAWAQSMTQQGQSQERGERRGWQQGEAMAGVSGVSGHAGSGSQVWVRHGKLGGVDTFA, encoded by the coding sequence ATGATTGTAGTAACGGCCACGCAAAGCCCAGCTTCAACCCCCTCCGCCGCGCCAGATGCAGCCCCGGCGGAGCAGGGTGGCGATTTTCTGGCCATGCTGCAAAACCACCTGCCTACAGCGGTCCCGCAACTGAGCGCAGACAGCAAGCCGCTGCCGGAGAAAGACGAGCAAGCCGAAGGCACGCTGCCGCTGGAGCAGCTACTGCAGCAGTGGGGGCTGGCCTTGGCGCAGCCCGTGATGCCGGGGAACGCCACCGTGAAGCAAGCGCCCCGTGCGACGGCGGAAGAGGGGGCGGGCGGCAAGGCGGGCAAGCTGGATGGCTTATCGGCAAACCTTGCCGCAGACCCGGCAAAAACGGCCAGCCTGGCAGCAGAGGAAGGGGTTTCTCCGCTGGAAGGAGGCAAAAAGCGCAAGGGCGGCGAGTTTGCCGAGGTGATGGATAGCCTGCGCCAGCCCGCTGAAAAACCGGAGCTCCCGCATAAAGCAGTCAGCACCCCTGCCGTGTCCCAACCGCAAAATCCCGAGCCAGCTCGCCCTGCCACCCTGCACATTCCGGTGCCGGTGGGGGATGAGCGCTGGCGTGAAGCCTTGTCACAGCGAGCCGTTTTCATGGCGAGCCAGAACATGCAGTCCGCCGAGCTGCAATTGAACCCGCCCCATCTGGGTCCGCTGGAAGTGCGGTTGACCATTCAGAACCAGGAAGCCACGCTGAACTTTGTCTCGCCACACGCGGCGGTGCGTGAGGCCATTCAGTCCGCCAGCCCGCGACTGATTGAAATGTTTGCAGGTAGCGGCTTGTCTCTGGGCAATGTCAATGTCGGTGCAGATAGCCAGCAGCAAGCCGCCTGGGCGCAAAGCATGACGCAGCAAGGTCAGTCACAGGAGCGAGGCGAGCGTCGTGGCTGGCAGCAAGGCGAGGCAATGGCGGGGGTGTCTGGCGTCAGTGGCCATGCTGGCTCAGGTTCGCAAGTGTGGGTACGGCATGGCAAGCTGGGCGGGGTGGATACCTTCGCCTGA
- a CDS encoding TRAP transporter small permease subunit, translating into MPYLATVVIWALAAWLKPPGLPWWVFAVLAVLLGLVVMAPLRFSRCVDGINRWIGQSAAWLVLAVTLLTTLHALVRKFFNKSELFHQLSLSVSESSWYLFAAIFMLGGAYTLLENEHVRIDILFGNLSRRMQHVINLLGGVLFLLPMTLLLVYFSWPDFVRYWVSGENGGDAGSLVRWPVKGLIPLGFVLLSLQGVSEIIKSLARLSGKLPDDAPRHEADPSTGASA; encoded by the coding sequence GTGCCATACCTTGCAACTGTGGTGATCTGGGCGCTGGCCGCCTGGTTGAAACCACCAGGCTTGCCCTGGTGGGTGTTTGCTGTGCTGGCGGTTCTGCTGGGGCTGGTGGTGATGGCGCCGCTGCGGTTTTCGCGCTGTGTGGATGGCATCAATCGCTGGATCGGGCAGAGTGCCGCCTGGCTGGTGCTGGCCGTCACCCTGTTGACCACCCTGCATGCGCTGGTGCGCAAATTCTTCAACAAGTCCGAATTGTTTCACCAGCTCTCCCTCTCGGTATCCGAGTCGTCGTGGTATCTGTTTGCGGCCATCTTCATGCTGGGTGGCGCCTATACCTTGCTGGAGAACGAGCATGTGCGCATCGACATCCTGTTCGGCAACCTGTCTCGCCGCATGCAGCATGTGATCAACCTGTTGGGCGGGGTGTTGTTCCTGCTGCCGATGACCTTGTTGCTGGTGTACTTTTCCTGGCCGGATTTCGTGCGTTACTGGGTTTCTGGTGAGAACGGCGGCGATGCCGGCAGCCTGGTGCGCTGGCCGGTGAAGGGCCTGATCCCCTTGGGTTTTGTGCTGCTGAGCCTGCAGGGAGTGTCCGAAATCATCAAATCGCTGGCGCGACTGAGCGGAAAACTGCCGGATGACGCCCCCAGGCATGAAGCCGATCCGTCAACAGGAGCGTCCGCATGA
- a CDS encoding entericidin A/B family lipoprotein codes for MRKIMMLGLLSVLLGLAGCNTVKGVGKDIEKGGEAIQKAAS; via the coding sequence ATGCGCAAGATCATGATGCTGGGTCTGTTGTCTGTCCTGCTGGGGCTGGCTGGTTGCAATACCGTCAAGGGCGTGGGCAAGGATATCGAGAAGGGTGGCGAGGCCATCCAGAAAGCAGCGAGCTGA
- the leuB gene encoding 3-isopropylmalate dehydrogenase: MKIAILPGDGIGPEIVAQAVRVLDALRSDGLPIEYEYGVLGGGAVDATGSPYPEATQKLAQAADAILLGAVGGPQWDNLPREQRPERGLLGIRKQLGVFANLRPAVLYPELANASTLKPEVVSGLDIMIIRELVGDIYFGEPRGIETRNGERVGYNTMVYSESEIRRIAKVAFETAMRRNRKLCSVDKMNVLEATQLWRDVVTEVGKDYPQVELSHMLVDNAAMQLVRNPKQFDVMVTGNMFGDILSDEASMLTGSIGMLPSASLDANNKGLYEPCHGSAPDIAGKNLANPLATILSVAMMLRYSFAKEDAAQRIEAAVKSVLAQGLRTADIFEAGTEKISTTQMGDAVLAAL, from the coding sequence ATGAAGATTGCCATTCTGCCGGGTGACGGCATCGGTCCGGAAATTGTGGCGCAAGCCGTGCGGGTGCTGGATGCCCTGCGCAGCGATGGCTTGCCGATCGAGTATGAATACGGCGTGCTGGGTGGTGGGGCGGTGGATGCCACCGGCAGCCCCTATCCGGAAGCAACGCAAAAGCTGGCACAAGCGGCCGATGCCATCCTGCTGGGTGCCGTCGGTGGCCCGCAGTGGGATAACCTGCCGCGTGAGCAACGCCCGGAACGTGGTCTGCTCGGCATCCGCAAGCAGCTGGGTGTATTTGCCAACCTGCGCCCGGCCGTGCTCTACCCGGAACTGGCCAATGCCTCTACCCTGAAGCCGGAAGTGGTGTCCGGGCTGGACATCATGATCATCCGGGAGCTGGTGGGTGATATTTACTTTGGCGAGCCGCGTGGCATTGAAACCCGCAATGGCGAGCGCGTGGGTTACAACACCATGGTGTACAGCGAGTCGGAGATTCGCCGCATTGCCAAGGTGGCCTTCGAGACGGCCATGCGCCGCAACCGCAAGCTGTGCTCGGTGGACAAGATGAACGTGCTGGAAGCCACCCAGCTGTGGCGCGACGTGGTGACCGAAGTGGGCAAGGACTACCCGCAAGTGGAGCTGAGCCACATGCTGGTAGATAACGCCGCCATGCAGCTGGTGCGCAACCCGAAGCAGTTTGACGTGATGGTGACCGGCAACATGTTTGGCGACATCCTCTCGGATGAGGCCTCGATGCTGACCGGCTCCATCGGTATGCTGCCATCAGCCTCGCTGGACGCCAACAACAAGGGCTTGTACGAGCCTTGTCATGGGTCGGCACCGGACATCGCCGGGAAGAATCTGGCCAATCCGCTGGCAACCATATTGTCAGTAGCCATGATGTTGCGGTACAGTTTTGCCAAGGAAGACGCTGCGCAACGTATTGAAGCAGCAGTTAAATCCGTGCTGGCCCAGGGTCTGCGTACTGCAGACATCTTTGAGGCCGGTACCGAGAAGATCTCCACCACGCAGATGGGCGATGCCGTACTGGCAGCCCTGTAA
- a CDS encoding TRAP transporter large permease yields the protein MSTELLAPIMFGSLIIMLLIGYPVAFSLAAVGLVFSAIAMNLGLIEFQFLQALPVQVFDIMKNEVMLAIPFFTFMGLILEKSGMAEAMLDTIGQLFGGIRGGLAYAVIFVGALLAATTGVVAASVISMGLIALPIMLRYGYDKRLASGVIAASGTLAQIIPPSLVLIVLADQMQVDIAAMYKGALIPGLVLTGLYALYVLIVSIVKPAMVPALPPEARTLREPNGSTGLPSLLLLVGMGAGISVAFNSMYYGAVPTEALDTRIVASGLVGMMGSFVLVYLNKGLRLRLFGQVAERVSTVLMPPLLLIFLVLGLIFMGVATPTDGGAMGATGAMLLALMKRKLTVDMVRQAVRSTLKLTTFVVFILIGARVFRIAFLAVDGNLWVEHLLLSLPGGATGFLITVMVLVFVIAFFLDFFEISFILVPLLMPVAHKLGVDPIWFGVLLAVNMQTSFMHPPFGFALFYLRSVAPKEVKTSDIYWGAVPFVGIQILMIALVLAFPGMAIGNKEKGPETLSTEKAGDVLMNLQQPEAPAAQGNTPASEAPQDDGAAALEALAREGAASQ from the coding sequence ATGAGTACAGAACTGTTGGCGCCGATCATGTTCGGCTCGCTGATCATCATGCTGTTGATCGGCTATCCGGTGGCTTTCTCACTCGCAGCGGTCGGTCTGGTATTCAGTGCCATCGCGATGAACCTGGGTCTGATCGAATTCCAGTTCCTCCAGGCACTGCCGGTGCAGGTGTTCGACATCATGAAGAACGAGGTGATGCTGGCCATCCCGTTCTTTACCTTCATGGGCTTGATCCTGGAGAAAAGCGGCATGGCTGAGGCCATGCTGGACACCATTGGCCAGTTGTTTGGCGGGATACGCGGCGGCTTGGCCTATGCGGTGATTTTCGTGGGGGCTTTGCTGGCAGCAACCACCGGCGTGGTGGCGGCCTCGGTGATCTCCATGGGGTTGATCGCCTTGCCCATCATGCTGCGCTATGGCTACGACAAGCGGCTGGCCTCCGGGGTGATTGCCGCGTCCGGTACGCTGGCGCAGATCATCCCGCCCTCGCTGGTGCTGATTGTGCTGGCGGACCAGATGCAGGTGGACATTGCCGCCATGTACAAGGGCGCGCTGATTCCGGGGCTGGTATTGACAGGCCTGTATGCGCTCTATGTGTTGATTGTCAGTATCGTGAAGCCTGCGATGGTGCCGGCTTTGCCGCCGGAGGCGCGTACCCTGCGCGAGCCGAATGGCAGCACCGGCTTGCCCTCCCTGCTGCTGCTGGTAGGTATGGGGGCGGGCATTTCGGTTGCCTTCAACAGCATGTACTACGGCGCGGTGCCGACCGAAGCACTGGATACCCGCATTGTTGCCAGCGGGCTGGTAGGCATGATGGGCAGCTTTGTGCTGGTCTACCTCAACAAAGGGCTGCGCCTGCGGCTGTTCGGTCAGGTGGCCGAACGGGTGTCTACGGTGCTGATGCCGCCGCTCCTGCTGATTTTCCTGGTGCTGGGTCTGATCTTTATGGGGGTGGCGACCCCGACCGATGGCGGCGCGATGGGGGCCACCGGGGCCATGCTGCTGGCGCTGATGAAACGCAAGCTCACCGTCGACATGGTGCGCCAGGCGGTACGCAGCACCCTCAAGCTGACCACCTTTGTTGTGTTCATCCTGATCGGGGCGCGGGTGTTCCGCATTGCCTTCCTCGCCGTGGATGGCAATCTGTGGGTAGAGCATCTGCTGCTGAGCCTGCCGGGCGGCGCGACGGGCTTCCTGATCACGGTGATGGTGCTGGTATTCGTGATCGCCTTCTTCCTCGACTTCTTCGAGATCTCCTTCATTTTGGTGCCCTTGCTGATGCCGGTGGCGCACAAACTGGGGGTGGACCCGATCTGGTTCGGGGTGCTGCTGGCGGTGAACATGCAGACCTCCTTCATGCATCCACCCTTTGGGTTTGCCTTGTTCTACCTGCGCAGCGTGGCGCCCAAGGAGGTCAAGACCAGTGACATTTACTGGGGGGCCGTGCCGTTTGTCGGCATTCAGATATTGATGATTGCACTGGTGCTGGCTTTCCCTGGCATGGCCATCGGTAACAAGGAGAAAGGGCCGGAGACCTTGTCGACCGAGAAAGCAGGGGATGTGCTGATGAACCTGCAGCAGCCGGAAGCACCCGCCGCGCAAGGCAATACGCCCGCCAGTGAGGCGCCGCAGGATGATGGCGCGGCTGCGCTGGAAGCGTTGGCCAGGGAGGGCGCGGCCAGCCAGTAA
- a CDS encoding aspartate-semialdehyde dehydrogenase — MSKPCRLALVGATGAMGEMVLEQLDSQAVPVTTLYPLASTDSSGDTIEWQGKSLRVSAVDDFDFSQADIVVFAASERVVQRHAARAQASGCMVLDLSGGLPGASLMVLEGDITSSSMVVAEPLAHMLARVLPSFEEEWGVAAVHVTALYPAASRGRDAVEELAQQTVALFNNQDVELASFPVRSAFNAIPQVGAFIDAQHTRTEQRVAEQLPGLLQRDDLLVSVTAVQAPVFYGLAASVTLELDHEASEEAVRTRLDTAQTVLLRDEAKAGGYMTPIDVIGKADVFVSRLRQISPRRVGFWLCADPMCLNATAVVQCVANWVQA; from the coding sequence ATGAGTAAACCTTGTCGGCTGGCTTTGGTGGGTGCTACCGGGGCCATGGGGGAAATGGTACTGGAGCAACTGGACAGCCAGGCGGTGCCGGTGACTACCTTGTACCCGCTGGCCAGCACGGATTCGTCTGGTGACACCATCGAATGGCAGGGCAAATCCCTGCGGGTGTCGGCTGTGGATGATTTTGACTTCTCTCAAGCGGATATTGTGGTCTTCGCAGCCAGTGAGCGTGTGGTACAGCGGCATGCAGCGCGAGCACAAGCCAGCGGCTGCATGGTGTTGGATCTCTCGGGTGGCTTGCCGGGTGCCAGCCTGATGGTGCTGGAGGGGGATATTACTTCGTCCAGCATGGTGGTGGCTGAGCCTTTGGCGCACATGCTGGCGCGGGTGTTGCCCAGCTTCGAAGAAGAGTGGGGCGTGGCGGCGGTTCACGTCACCGCCCTGTATCCGGCTGCGTCACGCGGGCGGGATGCTGTAGAGGAACTGGCCCAGCAAACGGTGGCGCTCTTCAATAATCAGGATGTGGAACTGGCAAGTTTTCCGGTGCGCAGTGCATTTAATGCTATACCGCAAGTGGGTGCCTTCATTGATGCACAGCATACCCGCACGGAGCAGCGGGTTGCGGAACAGTTACCCGGCTTGTTGCAGCGGGATGATCTGCTGGTCAGTGTGACGGCGGTGCAGGCCCCGGTGTTTTATGGGTTGGCAGCTTCCGTAACGCTGGAGCTGGATCATGAAGCCTCAGAAGAAGCAGTCAGAACCCGGCTGGATACGGCCCAGACGGTCTTGCTGCGGGATGAGGCCAAGGCGGGGGGCTATATGACGCCCATTGATGTGATTGGCAAGGCCGATGTTTTTGTGAGTCGGCTGCGGCAAATCAGCCCTCGGCGTGTGGGGTTTTGGCTGTGTGCGGACCCGATGTGCCTGAATGCAACAGCAGTGGTGCAATGCGTAGCGAATTGGGTACAGGCATGA
- the leuD gene encoding 3-isopropylmalate dehydratase small subunit — protein MKAFQTLDGLVCPLDRANVDTDAIIPKQFLKSIKRAGFGPNLFDEWRYLDHGEPGMDNSTRPLNTEFVLNQPRYQGAQILLCRENFGCGSSREHAPWALEDYGFRAVLAPSFADIFFNNCFKIGLLPIVLPAEVMDRLFAQCEAGAGYRLTIDLAAQVVVAPDGQRYGFEITAHRKHCLLNGLDEIGLTLEHADEIRAYEATRRQQQPWLFA, from the coding sequence ATGAAGGCTTTTCAGACCCTTGATGGTTTGGTGTGTCCGCTGGACCGGGCCAATGTCGATACCGACGCCATCATTCCCAAGCAGTTTCTCAAGTCCATCAAGCGGGCCGGCTTTGGCCCCAACCTGTTTGATGAGTGGCGCTACCTGGACCATGGTGAGCCGGGTATGGACAACAGCACGCGCCCGCTCAATACGGAATTCGTGCTGAACCAGCCGCGCTATCAAGGCGCACAGATTCTGCTGTGCCGTGAGAACTTCGGCTGTGGCTCCAGCCGTGAGCATGCACCGTGGGCGCTGGAAGACTATGGCTTCCGCGCCGTGCTGGCACCGAGCTTTGCAGATATTTTCTTTAACAACTGCTTCAAGATCGGCCTGCTGCCGATCGTGCTGCCGGCAGAAGTGATGGACCGCCTGTTTGCCCAGTGCGAGGCGGGTGCTGGCTATCGCCTGACCATTGATCTGGCAGCGCAGGTGGTGGTAGCGCCGGATGGGCAGCGCTATGGTTTTGAGATTACAGCGCATCGCAAGCATTGCTTGCTCAATGGGCTGGATGAAATTGGGCTGACGCTGGAGCACGCGGACGAGATCCGTGCCTATGAGGCGACGCGCCGCCAGCAGCAGCCATGGTTGTTTGCCTGA
- the leuC gene encoding 3-isopropylmalate dehydratase large subunit, which yields MAAQTLYDKLWQNHVVREEADGTALLYIDRHLVHEVTSPQAFEGLKLAGRKVWRTSSIVATADHNTPTKDWDKGIEDPTSRQQVETLDANIREVGSLAYFPFRDHGQGIVHVVGPEQGVTLPGMTVVCGDSHTSTHGAFGCLAHGIGTSEVEHVLATQTLVAKKSKNMLVKVDGALPFGVTAKDVALAVIGKIGTAGGTGYAIEFGGSTVRSLSMEGRMTLCNMAIEAGARAGMVAVDQITIDYVKGRPFAPKAEQWDTAVNFWRTLVSDEGAAFDAVVELDASQLRPQVTWGTSPEMVVTVDDRVPDPAAEASAVRKEGMTRALAYMGLQAGTPMTEIPVDIVFIGSCTNSRIEDLREAAAVAKGYQKAANVKAVLVVPGSGLVKAQAEAEGLDKVFVAAGFEWREPGCSMCLAMNADRLQPGERCASTSNRNFEGRQGQGGRTHLVSPAMAAAAAIEGRFVDVRNWKRQ from the coding sequence ATGGCCGCGCAAACCTTATACGACAAGCTTTGGCAGAACCACGTAGTACGTGAAGAGGCGGATGGTACAGCGCTGCTGTATATCGACCGCCATCTGGTCCATGAAGTCACCAGCCCGCAGGCGTTCGAAGGCCTGAAGCTGGCGGGGCGCAAAGTATGGCGCACCAGCTCCATTGTGGCAACCGCGGATCACAATACCCCAACCAAGGACTGGGACAAGGGCATTGAAGACCCCACCTCCCGTCAGCAGGTTGAAACCCTGGATGCCAACATCCGTGAAGTGGGTTCGCTGGCTTATTTCCCGTTCCGTGATCACGGGCAAGGCATTGTGCACGTGGTGGGGCCGGAGCAAGGGGTGACCCTGCCGGGCATGACGGTGGTGTGTGGCGACAGCCATACCTCCACCCACGGTGCTTTTGGTTGCCTGGCGCATGGCATTGGCACTTCGGAAGTGGAGCATGTGCTGGCGACGCAGACGCTGGTCGCCAAGAAGTCCAAAAACATGCTGGTCAAGGTGGATGGGGCGCTGCCTTTTGGCGTGACCGCCAAGGATGTGGCCCTGGCCGTGATCGGCAAGATCGGAACGGCGGGTGGCACCGGCTACGCCATCGAATTTGGCGGCAGCACGGTACGCAGCCTCTCCATGGAAGGCCGCATGACCCTGTGCAATATGGCCATCGAGGCCGGTGCACGTGCGGGCATGGTGGCGGTGGATCAGATCACCATCGACTATGTCAAAGGACGTCCGTTTGCACCGAAGGCCGAGCAGTGGGATACGGCAGTGAACTTCTGGCGCACGCTGGTATCGGATGAAGGTGCGGCATTTGACGCGGTGGTTGAGCTCGACGCCAGCCAGCTGCGCCCGCAAGTGACCTGGGGCACTTCCCCGGAAATGGTGGTGACGGTGGATGACCGTGTGCCGGACCCGGCGGCAGAAGCCAGTGCCGTCCGCAAGGAAGGCATGACCCGTGCGCTGGCCTATATGGGTCTGCAGGCCGGTACACCGATGACCGAGATTCCGGTCGATATCGTGTTCATTGGCTCCTGTACCAACTCCCGTATTGAAGACCTGCGCGAGGCCGCGGCGGTGGCCAAGGGTTATCAAAAGGCGGCGAACGTCAAGGCTGTGCTGGTGGTGCCGGGTAGTGGCCTGGTCAAGGCCCAGGCTGAGGCCGAAGGGCTGGACAAGGTGTTCGTGGCGGCAGGCTTCGAGTGGCGTGAGCCCGGCTGCTCCATGTGTCTGGCCATGAACGCGGACCGGCTGCAACCGGGTGAGCGCTGCGCCTCCACCAGCAATCGTAATTTTGAGGGACGCCAGGGGCAGGGTGGCCGCACCCATCTGGTCAGCCCGGCCATGGCCGCTGCGGCAGCCATTGAGGGCCGGTTTGTGGACGTGCGCAACTGGAAACGCCAGTAA
- the asd gene encoding aspartate-semialdehyde dehydrogenase — MRVGFVGWRGMVGSVLMQRMREERDFDLIEPVFFTTSNVGGAAPNVGKDSPALQDARSIDALKALDVIISCQGGDYTSEVFPQLRAAGWQGYWIDAASTLRQDKDSIIILDPVNLDVIRDGLKRGVKNYIGGNCTVSLMLMALGGLYQNNLVEWMSAMTYQAASGAGAQNMRELIRQMGSIHAGVSDLLADPASAILDIDAKVAATMRSSDFPTDQFGVPLAGSLIPWIDKQLESGQSKEEWKGQAETNKILGREANPIPVDGICVRIGAMRCHSQALTIKLKRDVPLDELVDMIGQANDWVKVVPNEREISARELTPTAVTGTLSVPVGRLRKLNMGPDYLGAFTVGDQLLWGAAEPLRRMLRILLER, encoded by the coding sequence ATGCGTGTAGGGTTTGTTGGCTGGCGCGGCATGGTGGGTTCCGTGCTGATGCAGCGTATGCGTGAAGAACGCGATTTCGACCTGATCGAGCCGGTGTTCTTCACCACCTCCAATGTGGGCGGTGCGGCCCCGAATGTGGGCAAGGACAGTCCGGCATTGCAGGATGCCCGCTCGATTGACGCCCTGAAAGCGCTGGATGTCATCATTTCCTGCCAGGGTGGCGACTATACCAGTGAAGTTTTTCCGCAGCTGCGTGCGGCGGGCTGGCAAGGCTACTGGATTGATGCCGCCTCCACGCTGCGTCAGGACAAAGACAGCATCATCATTCTTGATCCGGTCAACCTGGATGTGATCCGCGACGGCCTCAAGCGTGGCGTCAAGAACTATATTGGCGGCAATTGCACCGTCAGCCTGATGCTGATGGCGCTGGGCGGTCTCTACCAGAACAATCTGGTCGAGTGGATGAGTGCCATGACCTATCAGGCGGCGTCAGGTGCTGGTGCGCAGAACATGCGCGAGCTGATTCGCCAGATGGGCAGCATCCATGCCGGGGTGTCTGATCTGCTGGCCGACCCGGCTTCCGCCATTCTGGATATCGACGCCAAGGTGGCGGCGACCATGCGCAGCAGCGACTTCCCGACCGACCAGTTCGGCGTGCCGCTGGCAGGCAGCCTGATTCCGTGGATCGACAAGCAACTGGAAAGCGGTCAGAGCAAGGAGGAGTGGAAGGGGCAGGCGGAAACCAACAAGATCCTGGGCCGCGAAGCCAACCCGATTCCGGTGGACGGCATCTGCGTGCGTATTGGTGCGATGCGTTGCCACAGCCAGGCACTGACCATCAAACTCAAGCGCGATGTGCCACTGGATGAGTTGGTGGACATGATCGGCCAGGCCAATGACTGGGTGAAGGTGGTGCCGAATGAGCGTGAAATCAGCGCACGTGAACTGACCCCGACGGCGGTGACGGGTACCTTGTCGGTGCCGGTGGGCCGCCTGCGCAAGCTCAATATGGGGCCGGATTACCTGGGTGCCTTCACGGTGGGTGACCAGCTGCTGTGGGGTGCGGCGGAGCCGTTGCGCCGCATGCTGCGTATCTTGCTGGAGCGCTGA